In one window of Methanosarcina vacuolata Z-761 DNA:
- a CDS encoding response regulator: MARVMIVEDAEFMRMAIRDTLFKHGHEVVAEVADDDEALEKYLEVKPDLVLMDITMPDSVPDNVNWKNLLNKFLIIDQEAKMAMFSSLGQQILITESPKIGAMGFMVNPFDPGMLSIIRIIAEPN, translated from the coding sequence ATGGCACGAGTTATGATCGTAGAAGATGCCGAGTTTATGCGAATGGCAATCCGGGATACACTTTTTAAACATGGGCATGAAGTAGTTGCTGAAGTGGCTGACGACGATGAAGCCCTTGAAAAATATCTGGAGGTAAAACCAGACCTCGTGTTAATGGATATAACGATGCCGGATAGCGTGCCAGATAATGTGAATTGGAAAAATTTGCTGAACAAGTTTCTTATTATAGACCAGGAAGCAAAAATGGCAATGTTTTCCTCTCTTGGCCAGCAGATCCTCATAACTGAATCCCCAAAAATAGGTGCCATGGGCTTTATGGTAAACCCTTTTGATCCAGGGATGTTAAGTATAATTAGAATAATTGCCGAGCCAAACTAA
- a CDS encoding peptidylprolyl isomerase, whose product MAVWKGKKVVLHTTMGDLTIELFEDMPITVGNFAKLVEKGFYDGVIFHRVIDKFMIQGGDPTGTGMGGPGYEIPDEFTSHNRNDRGTLSMANAGPNTGGSQFFINLVNNNYLDKMHPVFGKVVGGMDVVDSIGKVKTDRQDRPKTEVKIIKAELV is encoded by the coding sequence ATGGCTGTATGGAAAGGAAAGAAAGTGGTTCTACATACCACTATGGGTGATTTAACAATCGAGCTCTTTGAAGACATGCCGATTACGGTAGGAAATTTCGCAAAACTGGTGGAAAAAGGTTTCTATGACGGAGTTATTTTCCACAGGGTAATCGACAAATTCATGATCCAGGGCGGAGACCCAACAGGTACGGGCATGGGAGGTCCAGGTTATGAGATCCCGGATGAATTCACAAGCCATAACCGCAATGATAGGGGCACTCTATCCATGGCAAATGCAGGCCCGAACACCGGCGGCAGCCAGTTCTTTATCAACCTTGTGAACAATAATTATCTCGACAAGATGCACCCTGTCTTCGGAAAGGTAGTGGGGGGCATGGATGTTGTGGATTCTATAGGAAAAGTGAAAACTGACCGTCAGGACCGCCCGAAAACCGAAGTAAAAATTATAAAAGCTGAGCTGGTCTGA
- a CDS encoding NADH:flavin oxidoreductase has translation MTEITDELVIRGNHIKNRIVMPPMVTFSFHGDNGSYYGKQHIEHYTKRAKGGAGLIIVQATSVFGAIDSTGMWSPGDISALKQIASNCHEYAATVMMQLHCGNMDINKLSTEEIHSMQKNMKRAAIRACEMGFDGVEFHFAHGFTLCKFLDASYNRRTDKYGGDALYRARVLTQILPEIRNNTHYNFIISVRMGEYLPESKDGIEAAKAFEKAGIDLLHISFGMQPPANPVPDGFICSPITYSGCKIKKEVKIPVIAVNEIRTEEQVRFLIENNYVDFAAVGRGMLADPNFANHVINGEPVNTCLGCERCFWFTDDTLCPAREKE, from the coding sequence ATGACTGAGATAACAGACGAATTAGTAATTCGTGGCAATCACATTAAAAATCGAATTGTGATGCCTCCTATGGTTACTTTTTCTTTTCACGGAGATAATGGATCTTATTATGGCAAGCAGCACATTGAACATTATACGAAACGTGCAAAAGGCGGTGCCGGCCTTATCATCGTGCAGGCGACCAGCGTTTTTGGGGCTATAGATTCAACAGGCATGTGGTCGCCAGGTGATATCTCAGCTTTAAAGCAAATTGCGAGCAACTGCCATGAATATGCTGCAACAGTAATGATGCAGCTTCATTGCGGCAATATGGATATTAATAAGTTGTCAACCGAAGAGATTCATTCAATGCAAAAAAATATGAAGCGGGCAGCTATTCGTGCCTGTGAAATGGGGTTTGACGGCGTTGAATTTCATTTTGCCCACGGATTTACCTTATGTAAGTTTCTTGATGCTTCTTACAATCGCCGAACCGATAAGTACGGTGGCGACGCTCTATACAGAGCAAGAGTTTTAACACAAATTCTGCCGGAGATTCGGAACAACACTCATTATAATTTCATTATCAGTGTGCGCATGGGTGAGTATCTGCCGGAAAGCAAGGACGGCATTGAAGCAGCCAAAGCCTTTGAGAAAGCTGGTATTGATTTACTGCACATTTCATTTGGCATGCAGCCCCCAGCAAATCCGGTTCCCGACGGTTTTATATGCAGTCCCATAACCTATAGCGGCTGTAAGATCAAAAAAGAAGTAAAGATTCCAGTTATCGCAGTCAATGAGATCCGCACTGAAGAACAGGTACGGTTCTTAATTGAAAATAATTATGTGGACTTTGCTGCTGTTGGCAGGGGCATGTTGGCTGACCCTAATTTTGCCAATCATGTGATAAATGGAGAGCCTGTAAATACTTGCCTGGGATGTGAGAGGTGTTTCTGGTTTACTGACGATACCTTATGCCCGGCAAGAGAAAAGGAATAA
- a CDS encoding beta/alpha barrel domain-containing protein, with protein MNQKGFSRKSSLLKEIDFYLVTDSGLSKKGTLSNVREAVESGCRIVQYREKNKSTKEIIGQEDMPVETARKLLGEDKIIGLHDSYNGLIYDGSIYDGLIYNGSIYDGSIYVPHADLTLASYLKWTYRYDKPVQRFFESFNQLLSTAHSQAIRICLT; from the coding sequence ATGAACCAGAAAGGCTTCAGCCGGAAAAGTTCCCTTTTAAAGGAAATTGACTTCTATCTTGTAACGGATTCCGGACTTTCAAAGAAAGGGACTTTATCCAATGTCAGAGAAGCAGTCGAGTCAGGCTGCAGGATTGTTCAGTACCGGGAAAAGAATAAAAGTACGAAAGAAATTATTGGCCAGGAAGATATGCCTGTTGAAACGGCAAGAAAGCTCCTTGGTGAGGATAAAATAATCGGCCTTCACGACTCTTACAATGGTTTAATTTACGATGGTTCAATTTATGATGGTTTAATTTATAATGGTTCAATTTATGATGGTTCAATTTACGTTCCCCATGCAGACCTTACCCTAGCAAGTTATCTGAAATGGACTTATCGGTATGATAAACCGGTGCAACGGTTTTTTGAGAGTTTCAATCAATTACTCTCAACTGCCCATTCTCAAGCAATCCGCATCTGTCTGACATGA
- a CDS encoding thioredoxin family protein — protein MKKSVILLILLVLVLFTAGCDEKNPKNSTSSEANTEKSVVAITQLEQVNTSLQKTPVFVKIGSRWCPECRSLKPVLDNLAVEYQGKATIAAIDADKNPELAEYFEVEFIPDSFVIVGIENGTYVYMQENGNLSADRYKARFVGRNDTDEEMFKKVLDLALVQQEKTDANETKR, from the coding sequence ATGAAGAAATCAGTTATATTACTGATCTTGCTTGTATTAGTACTCTTTACGGCTGGATGTGATGAAAAAAATCCAAAAAACTCAACAAGCTCAGAAGCAAACACGGAGAAAAGTGTTGTGGCTATAACCCAACTGGAGCAAGTAAACACATCCCTTCAAAAAACTCCCGTCTTTGTGAAGATAGGATCTAGATGGTGTCCAGAGTGTCGGTCTTTAAAACCTGTTCTTGATAACTTAGCAGTAGAATACCAGGGAAAAGCGACTATTGCTGCCATAGATGCAGACAAAAACCCCGAACTTGCAGAATATTTTGAAGTAGAGTTTATTCCTGACTCTTTTGTGATTGTGGGCATTGAAAATGGAACATATGTCTATATGCAGGAGAATGGAAATCTCAGCGCAGACAGATATAAGGCCAGGTTTGTTGGACGAAATGATACTGACGAAGAAATGTTTAAAAAAGTTCTGGATCTTGCCCTTGTTCAACAGGAAAAAACAGATGCAAATGAAACGAAACGTTGA
- the galU gene encoding UTP--glucose-1-phosphate uridylyltransferase GalU, translating to MTVKKALIPAAGLGTRFLPATKSMPKEMLPIIDTPVIHYVVEEAIASGIEDIIIITGRGKRAIEDYFDDSPELEMHLAKKHNTELLKLVRDVSSLVDIHYIRQKEPNGLGDAVLRAENHIGDEPFAVLLGDDIIVNDKPCTAQLIENFEKYGRSTLAVEEVPYEKLSSYGIIKGKPLCDSLYMLEDIVEKPSPENAPSNLGAIGRYVFTPEIFDCIKEAGTGVGNEIQLTDGIRVLNRSQIIYACRFKGKRFDTGDRLGYVKSIVDFALQNENLREDILEYLREILEAEKIPEQGKADIMEEPSVDKITT from the coding sequence TTGACTGTCAAAAAAGCACTTATCCCTGCAGCAGGCCTTGGGACCCGTTTCCTGCCTGCCACCAAGTCCATGCCTAAAGAAATGCTCCCTATAATTGACACGCCCGTAATCCACTACGTTGTAGAGGAAGCCATTGCATCGGGAATTGAGGATATAATCATTATCACGGGGAGGGGTAAACGGGCAATTGAAGACTATTTCGATGATTCTCCCGAACTCGAAATGCATCTTGCGAAAAAGCACAATACCGAACTTCTTAAACTTGTTAGGGATGTCTCTTCCCTTGTGGATATTCACTATATCCGTCAGAAAGAACCTAACGGACTAGGGGATGCGGTCCTCAGGGCAGAAAACCATATTGGAGACGAACCTTTCGCCGTGCTTCTTGGAGACGATATTATTGTGAATGACAAACCCTGCACGGCTCAACTCATTGAAAATTTTGAAAAGTATGGGAGATCCACGCTCGCAGTGGAAGAAGTTCCTTATGAAAAACTGAGCAGCTATGGAATTATAAAAGGAAAGCCACTCTGCGACTCCCTCTATATGCTTGAGGATATCGTCGAAAAGCCGTCACCTGAAAATGCTCCTTCCAATCTGGGAGCAATAGGACGCTATGTTTTCACCCCTGAAATCTTTGACTGCATAAAAGAAGCCGGTACCGGGGTGGGAAATGAAATCCAGCTGACTGACGGGATTCGTGTTCTTAACAGGTCTCAGATTATCTATGCCTGCAGGTTCAAAGGAAAAAGGTTCGATACAGGCGACAGGTTAGGGTACGTAAAATCAATAGTGGACTTTGCTCTTCAAAACGAAAACCTCCGAGAAGACATACTCGAATACCTGAGGGAGATCCTTGAGGCTGAAAAGATCCCGGAACAGGGGAAAGCTGATATTATGGAAGAGCCGTCGGTTGACAAGATCACAACTTGA
- a CDS encoding ABC transporter ATP-binding protein: MFSISLRADSISKTYGKSLLSQGRCIFREVSFEIRSGETFGLMGPSGEGKSTLGRVIAGLEKPTYGTVYYESSPLPKMKKTEHMAFRRKVQIMFQDPTGAFNPRKKIGNSVFDVLKLLKIPLIEHASKTKEMLMTIGLPEEVLSRYPSQLSGGQLQRLALGRILLLEPEYIVLDEPTSALDVSVQAQVLHMLKKVQAEKSIGYLLISHDEAVIRFMSDRCGLLENGQLRVID; the protein is encoded by the coding sequence GTGTTTTCTATATCCCTGAGAGCAGACAGCATATCAAAGACATACGGAAAAAGCCTGTTAAGCCAGGGAAGATGTATTTTCCGAGAAGTTTCTTTTGAAATCAGGTCAGGAGAGACTTTTGGACTGATGGGGCCTTCCGGGGAAGGAAAAAGCACGCTGGGGAGAGTTATTGCCGGGCTTGAGAAGCCCACATACGGTACTGTGTACTATGAGAGTTCTCCACTTCCCAAAATGAAAAAAACCGAACATATGGCTTTTCGCCGCAAGGTCCAGATAATGTTTCAAGACCCTACGGGCGCTTTTAACCCGAGGAAAAAAATAGGAAACTCAGTTTTCGATGTCCTGAAACTCCTCAAAATTCCCCTTATAGAACATGCCTCAAAAACAAAAGAGATGCTCATGACCATTGGCCTTCCAGAAGAAGTTCTTTCTCGCTATCCTTCACAGCTCTCAGGAGGCCAGCTACAGCGCCTTGCCCTCGGCCGAATTCTCCTGCTCGAACCCGAATATATCGTACTTGACGAGCCAACTTCAGCCCTGGATGTCTCGGTCCAGGCCCAGGTCCTGCACATGCTTAAAAAAGTTCAGGCCGAGAAGAGTATAGGATATCTCCTGATCTCCCATGATGAAGCTGTTATCCGTTTCATGTCAGACAGATGCGGATTGCTTGAGAATGGGCAGTTGAGAGTAATTGATTGA